The Jannaschia sp. M317 DNA segment TCCCTGAAGGACGAGGATGAGCGCGACCGCCTGCTCGAAATCGCCCACGACGCGCTCCCCGAGGATCGCGGCACGACCGGCGTTATCCTGCGCAGCGCCGCCAACGGGGCCGCCGCTGAGGATATCGAAGCCGACCTGTCCGAAACCTGGCTGGTCGCCACGCAGGTTCTGGCCGATCCGGGGCACGGGCCGGAGCATCTGCTTGATGGTCCCGACGCGCATACGCTGGCGTGGCGCGACTGGCCCGAGGCGGACGTCTCCGAAGACTGGGACACGGTTCTGGACCAGTTGGAGGCCCTGCGCTCGCCAGAGGTCCGCGCCGGCGCGGCCACCTTCTACATCGAACCCACGCGCGCCTTGATCGCCGTCGACGTCAACACACCCGAGGGCGGCCCGGCGGGGGGGCTCAAGGCCAACCTGGCCCTGGCGCGCGACCTGCCGCGCCAGCTGCGTCTGCGCGGCCTTGGCGGGCAGATCGTGCTGGACCTGGCCCCCATGCCAAAGAAGGACCGCCGCGGTTTCGAGGGGGCCTTGCGCACTGCGTTCCGGGACGATCCAATCGAAACCTCGCTTATCGGCTGGACCCCGTTGGGTCATTTCGAGCTGACCCGTCGTCGCGAACGTCGCCCGCTGGAGACGCTTCTGTGAGCTGTCCGATCTGCCAGAAACCGCCAGCCCCAAAGTATCGTCCCTTCTGCTCGGCCCGCTGCGCGGACGTCGATCTGGGGCGTTGGATGCGCGGTGCCTACGCCGTTCCGTCCACCGACCCAGACGACGCCCTGCGCGCCATCGAAGAGGCCGAAGACGCCATCTTGCACGACCGAAAACCACAT contains these protein-coding regions:
- a CDS encoding ribonuclease E/G, coding for MNAYQIILGQVEDRRAAALMHEGRLHDLLIDPRGDTPAIGAVFRAVCDRPVKGQGGMFLKLGDGQTGWHRNAKGLIPGQELLVQVTGHAEAGKALPVTDRVLFKSRYCIITPEAPGLNVARSLKDEDERDRLLEIAHDALPEDRGTTGVILRSAANGAAAEDIEADLSETWLVATQVLADPGHGPEHLLDGPDAHTLAWRDWPEADVSEDWDTVLDQLEALRSPEVRAGAATFYIEPTRALIAVDVNTPEGGPAGGLKANLALARDLPRQLRLRGLGGQIVLDLAPMPKKDRRGFEGALRTAFRDDPIETSLIGWTPLGHFELTRRRERRPLETLL
- a CDS encoding DNA gyrase inhibitor YacG — its product is MSCPICQKPPAPKYRPFCSARCADVDLGRWMRGAYAVPSTDPDDALRAIEEAEDAILHDRKPH